The Gloeothece verrucosa PCC 7822 genome contains a region encoding:
- a CDS encoding KTSC domain-containing protein, protein MQLYQLDLSNIKAIGHDGNAPLGKLQVLISKPDGTLEIKDVPAPPQALEGIKLIAQLAAGQQITVEPTPALTDAELLENITMIPTDTLRCSGSSNIEAIGYESSLRVLQIEFKNGSRYRYFDVPFFNFASLIKADSVGQFLNREIKPNYTYEKIS, encoded by the coding sequence ATGCAGCTATATCAACTAGACTTAAGCAATATCAAAGCGATCGGACACGACGGAAACGCACCTTTGGGTAAGTTACAGGTACTAATTTCCAAACCCGATGGAACGCTGGAAATAAAAGACGTACCCGCCCCACCACAAGCATTGGAAGGAATTAAATTAATAGCTCAACTCGCAGCAGGGCAACAAATAACTGTTGAACCCACTCCCGCTTTAACCGATGCTGAACTATTAGAAAATATTACCATGATTCCTACAGATACCTTGCGCTGTAGCGGTAGCTCGAATATAGAAGCTATCGGTTATGAATCTTCATTAAGGGTATTGCAAATAGAGTTTAAGAATGGGTCAAGATATCGTTACTTTGATGTTCCCTTCTTCAATTTTGCGTCTCTAATCAAAGCTGATTCAGTTGGACAATTTTTAAACAGAGAAATTAAACCCAATTACACCTACGAAAAAATTTCTTAA
- a CDS encoding IS4 family transposase, which yields MMEDKTVSAQIAALLTPALEKQKKYCRQLGLRDRILTLPLMVAAVLTMLWRDVAGVRELTRILAREGFLWCDRLQVSQQALSKRFLTFPSDLFEKVFKEILPLLAEKWQTRNHRPLPESVQFSLTRFEKIWIADSSTLEALFKKLKSLEDVPKGQLAGKIGVVIDLVTRLPIEIWFKANPKTNDTKFEEDLFKIVEKSTLLLLDRGFYHFSFWLQLIDKKIHFISRIKKGAAIKVEEVFTESYSLRDRKIRLGSGTKITPYIILRLVEVKSGKAWHSYLTSVLEPDILPPYVVADLYRKRWRIEEEFNIVKRLLGLSYLWVGSINGVKLQIWGTWLFYAILIDLGDAVADELSFPFDCISLEMVYRGLYHFGVANQKGKAKDPVKYFAAPENKDLGIVKQLRKNNTKLIVAPFPEEQRNTPEFFFSAKSLTYS from the coding sequence ATGATGGAAGATAAGACAGTTTCAGCCCAAATAGCCGCTTTATTAACTCCAGCACTGGAAAAACAGAAAAAATATTGTCGTCAACTCGGTTTGCGAGACAGAATATTGACCCTTCCCCTGATGGTTGCGGCTGTACTAACGATGTTGTGGAGAGATGTGGCAGGAGTGAGAGAATTAACTAGAATATTAGCTAGGGAAGGTTTTTTATGGTGTGACCGTTTACAAGTTTCTCAGCAAGCTTTATCGAAAAGATTTCTCACTTTTCCGTCTGATTTATTTGAAAAGGTTTTTAAGGAAATACTACCATTATTGGCGGAAAAATGGCAAACGAGAAATCATCGACCACTGCCTGAAAGTGTACAATTTAGTTTAACAAGATTTGAAAAAATTTGGATAGCTGATAGTTCTACTCTTGAAGCTTTATTTAAAAAACTGAAAAGTCTTGAGGATGTACCAAAAGGTCAATTGGCGGGAAAAATTGGAGTAGTTATAGATTTAGTGACTAGACTACCCATAGAAATTTGGTTTAAAGCAAACCCGAAAACAAATGATACAAAGTTTGAAGAAGATTTATTTAAAATAGTAGAAAAATCGACATTGTTATTATTAGATAGAGGCTTTTATCATTTTTCTTTTTGGCTTCAACTAATTGACAAAAAAATTCATTTTATAAGTCGGATAAAAAAAGGTGCAGCTATAAAAGTAGAGGAAGTTTTTACAGAGAGTTATTCTCTTCGGGACCGTAAGATAAGATTGGGTTCTGGAACAAAAATAACTCCTTATATAATCCTCCGTTTGGTCGAAGTTAAGTCAGGAAAAGCTTGGCATTCTTACTTAACCTCAGTTTTAGAACCCGATATTTTACCCCCTTACGTTGTAGCGGATTTATATCGAAAAAGATGGCGGATTGAAGAAGAATTTAACATTGTTAAACGTCTTTTAGGTTTGAGTTATTTATGGGTTGGTTCTATCAATGGAGTCAAATTACAGATATGGGGGACTTGGCTATTTTATGCCATTTTAATTGATTTGGGAGATGCCGTAGCCGATGAACTTTCATTTCCATTTGACTGCATTTCTTTAGAAATGGTTTATCGAGGTCTCTATCATTTTGGAGTAGCGAATCAAAAAGGCAAAGCAAAAGACCCCGTGAAGTATTTTGCGGCTCCTGAGAACAAAGATTTAGGAATTGTGAAACAGCTACGAAAAAATAACACTAAATTAATTGTAGCACCTTTTCCGGAAGAACAACGGAATACTCCTGAGTTTTTCTTTTCGGCTAAATCTCTGACGTATAGCTAA